From the bacterium genome, the window AGCCAGGATGACCGGCTCACTGTCCACCAGCACGCCGTCCATATCCAGGATCACTGCACGAACCGGTGCGAGGATTTGTTTCGCTTTCAGCTCTTGATCACGAGTGAACAGGAGTCACCCCTTTTTTGAGAATGATATTGCCGTATTTGGCGGTCTCGCCGGTCATCACCACGGCAAAGGCTTTTTGGCTACGTTCATAGAAGGCAAAGCGCTCGATGCGAAGGATAGCCGGTGTCTGCGGCCAGTGGCGGTCGATCGCCTGACGATAGCTCTTTTCAACCTCGGGATCCAAGCGATCACCGGCCGCAGCGGCCATCATGATGAC encodes:
- the fucU gene encoding L-fucose mutarotase, which gives rise to MLYGISPLLSPELLSVLYRMGHGDEIVLADAHFPGESNNHRVLRADGLKVASLLDAILPLFVLDSYVDHPVIMMAAAAGDRLDPEVEKSYRQAIDRHWPQTPAILRIERFAFYERSQKAFAVVMTGETAKYGNIILKKGVTPVHS